The Coffea arabica cultivar ET-39 chromosome 4e, Coffea Arabica ET-39 HiFi, whole genome shotgun sequence genome includes a window with the following:
- the LOC140006012 gene encoding epi-neemfruitin B synthase L1AT-like, translating to MCDTTKFNRKPLQHVEVLTKKLVKPSSPTPNRLQNYKLSSFDQLAPRSLVHLVYFYENNDSCKGNHDEAGVVQRHEILQISLAETLSHFRPLAGRISDDGRRSVDCQDQGALYIEAKVNCQLNQFLNQAYEDVELLADFIPDGGLNGDGALLKVQVTFFLCGGFALTCSISHTVADGFTGCTFFDEWAKMCGHGKDNNNICDIKCLSFNLASTFPSRDLPAVPRPVLRPSAKVVSKLLLFDEFAIKSLKNKVIEATKSSTTITALHDDIDASVEFRPSRLEVVTAFIWRGLIRAAQKRHGYLRASMTTISVNLRGKTALGIEDNSFGNLFVAVPIKFIPDETKMELHHFVQLIRTTLQEARNVYTKASSADEIFLMVQKFQDQVQKELGDKEVDTRLSTSLRRFPLYGADFGWGKPSWIILGNVGGRPEMFCLLDTKCGTGVEVRVNLNEVEMPIFESDPEIVSVTSVAAR from the coding sequence ATGTGTGACACGACCAAATTCAACCGGAAGCCATTGCAGCATGTTGAGGTCCTGACCAAGAAACTCGTCAAACCATCGTCCCCAACACCAAATCGCCTGCAAAACTACAAATTATCCTCATTTGATCAGCTAGCTCCTCGGTCACTTGTGCACCTTGTTTACTTTTACGAAAATAATGATAGTTGTAAGGGCAATCACGACGAGGCTGGAGTTGTCCAGAGGCATGAAATACTTCAAATTTCGCTGGCAGAGACGTTAAGTCACTTTCGCCCGCTTGCTGGAAGGATTTCGGATGATGGGAGGCGCTCAGTTGATTGCCAAGATCAAGGAGCTTTATACATAGAAGCAAAGGTGAATTGCCAGCTTAATCAGTTTCTGAATCAAGCGTATGAAGATGTTGAACTTCTTGCAGATTTCATTCCTGATGGCGGTCTGAATGGCGATGGTGCATTATTGAAGGTACAAGTCACTTTCTTCCTGTGTGGAGGGTTTGCTCTAACTTGCAGCATATCACACACGGTAGCTGATGGATTCACTGGTTGTACATTCTTCGATGAGTGGGCAAAAATGTGTGGACATGGCAAGGATAATAACAACATTTGCGATATTAAGTGCCTAAGTTTCAATTTAGCTTCAACTTTTCCATCTAGAGACTTGCCTGCAGTGCCTCGTCCTGTGCTAAGACCTTCAGCTAAGGTTGTAAGTAAGCTGCTTTTGTTCGATGAATTTGCAATAAAAAGCTTGAAAAACAAAGTCATCGAGGCAACGAAAAGCAGTACTACAATTACAGCTCTGCATGATGATATAGATGCATCGGTGGAATTTCGCCCTTCAAGGCTTGAGGTTGTCACTGCATTCATCTGGAGGGGTCTTATCCGTGCTGCTCAGAAAAGACATGGGTATTTAAGAGCTTCTATGACAACAATCTCTGTAAATTTGAGAGGGAAAACAGCTCTAGGAATTGAAGATAACTCTTTCGGCAACCTGTTTGTGGCTGTTCCTATAAAGTTCATCCCCGATGAAACCAAAATGGAGTTGCATCACTTTGTGCAGTTAATCAGGACAACATTGCAGGAAGCACGTAATGTCTACACGAAAGCATCCTCAGCAGATGAGATTTTCTTAATGGTTCAGAAGTTTCAGGACCAAGTACAAAAGGAGCTAGGAGATAAAGAAGTGGATACTCGGCTTTCCACAAGTTTGCGCAGGTTCCCCCTATATGGAGCTGATTTTGGTTGGGGAAAGCCGTCATGGATTATTCTTGGTAATGTCGGAGGACGTCCTGAGATGTTTTGTTTGTTGGACACCAAATGTGGCACTGGAGTTGAGGTTCGCGTAAACCTGAATGAGGTTGAAATGCCAATCTTTGAATCTGATCCAGAAATTGTGTCAGTCACATCCGTAGCTGCAAGATAG
- the LOC140005445 gene encoding stemmadenine O-acetyltransferase-like, which produces MAQVEIILKEYIKPSSPTPLQLKHHNLSFIDRLPTPIYLPFILFYQNHASSDRSLISQQLKLSISQALTKFYPLAGRIQDDVFVDCNDSGALFIEAQVRSSLSEATQNFVIEEFNHYLPIKPYEIIENSLRNDVPLAVQISFFKCGGMSVGVCISHRIADALSVVMFLNSWAAICRGSDDSEILKPNFDLGCLHFPPPEDVPRAPLISVADKQKIVAKRFVFSKERLERIKELASSDSTSTIKDPTRVEALSAFICKNFIEVNRSKLDSETMFVAIHNVNLRPKMKLPHDEFAFGNVSLPISAVLMPEMEKECHNLAGHLRYAIRNVNDDFVKNVVQQREPYLRILSETRKLLSKAEMCYCNFTSWCRFPVYEVDFGWGKPFAIGTAAVPRKNTIILMSTKCGDGIEAAEAAGDQAGPEPTA; this is translated from the exons ATGGCACAGGTAGAGATAATATTGAAGGAGTACATCAAACCATCTTCTCCAACACCCCTTCAACTCAAACATCACAATCTGTCCTTCATTGATCGTCTTCCAACGCCAATCTATCTTCCCTTCATACTATTTTATCAAAATCATGCTTCATCTGATCGCTCCCTAATTTCCCAGCAGCTAAAACTGTCCATATCTCAAGCCTTAACCAAGTTCTACCCCTTAGCAGGAAGGATACAGGATGACGTTTTCGTCGATTGTAATGATTCAGGGGCTTTATTCATCGAAGCTCAAGTTCGTTCTTCCCTTTCAGAGGCAACTCAAAACTTTGTAATTGAGGAATTCAACCATTATCTGCCAATAAAGCCTTACGAAATTATTGAGAATAGTTTGAGAAATGATGTCCCATTAGCTGTTCAAATCAGTTTCTTTAAGTGTGGAGGCATGTCTGTTGGAGTTTGCATATCGCACAGAATAGCTGATGCATTATCTGTCGTGATGTTCTTGAATTCATGGGCTGCTATATGCAGGGGTAGCGACGATAGTGAGATTCTGAAACCAAATTTTGATCTGGGATGCCTTCATTTTCCTCCTCCAGAAGATGTCCCTAGAGCCCCTCTTATATCAGTTGCAGATAAACAAAAGATTGTTGCAAAGAGGTTTGTATTCAGCAAGGAAAGGCTGGAAAGAATCAAAGAACTAGCTTCATCAGACTCCACTTCTACAATAAAGGATCCAACTCGAGTAGAAGCGCTTTCCGCTTTCATATGCAAGAATTTCATTGAGGTAAATCGGTCAAAACTTGATTCTGAAACCATGTTTGTTGCAATCCATAATGTGAACTTGAgaccaaaaatgaaattaccaCACGATGAATTCGCCTTTGGGAATGTTTCCCTACCTATTTCTGCCGTGTTGATGCCCGAGATGGAGAAAGAATGCCATAATTTAGCGGGACATTTGAGATATGCAATAAGAAATGTAAATGATGATTTTGTGAAAAATGTTGTTCAACAGAGAGAGCCTTATCTGAGGATTTTGAGTGAAACAAGGAAACTTTTGTCTAAGGCAGAGATGTGTTATTGTAACTTTACCAGCTGGTGTAGGTTTCCTGTATATGAAGTGGACTTTGGCTGGGGAAAGCCTTTTGCAATTGGCACGGCAGCTGTGCCTAGGAAAAACACCATAATTTTGATGAGTACCAAATGTGGTGATGGAATAGAAGCA GCTGAAGCTGCCGGAGATCAGGCTGGACCTGAACCAACAGCTTAA